From the genome of Vicia villosa cultivar HV-30 ecotype Madison, WI linkage group LG2, Vvil1.0, whole genome shotgun sequence, one region includes:
- the LOC131647627 gene encoding S-adenosyl-L-methionine:benzoic acid/salicylic acid carboxyl methyltransferase 3-like yields the protein MDLAQILHMNGDVEEASYANNSLVQREAISLATSSRVKAITNLYCSLCPRSFAIADLGCSSGPNTLLVTSEIIKVVEKLCQQLNHQSPEYKVFLNDLPGNDFNSIFKSLDTFKEKLRDEIKTEIGPCYFSGVPGSFYSRIFPNQSLHFVHSSYSLHWLSKVPKGVDNNKGNICLLTTSPSNVVKAYCEQFHIDFSLFLNCRAQELVEGGCMILTLISGYSNCWELLSKAINDMVIQGIIEEEKLNTFNLPNYFPSPSEVKSEVKTEGSFSINQLEVSEVNWYAPESDMVESVVKSKRAILEPLLISHFGEGVTKEIFEHFGKILTSGISKEKAKMVNLTITLTRKP from the exons ATGGATTTAGCACAAATACTACACATGAATGGAGACGTCGAAGAAGCAAGCTATGCAAACAACTCCTTAGTTCAGAGAGAGGCGATTTCTTTGGCAACATCTTCAAGAGTTAAAGCTATAACAAATCTATATTGTAGCTTGTGCCCTAGAAGTTTTGCAATTGCAGACTTGGGTTGCTCTTCTGGACCAAACACATTGTTGGTGACCTCAGAAATTATTAAAGTTGTTGAAAAACTTTGTCAACAATTGAATCATCAATCTCCAGAATATAAGGTTTTTTTGAACGATTTACCGGGAAATGACTTCAACAGCATATTCAAATCTCTTGACACATTCAAAGAAAAACTACGCGATGAAATAAAAACTGAAATAGGTCCTTGCTACTTCTCGGGTGTTCCGGGTTCCTTTTATAGCAGAATTTTTCCTAACCAGAGTTTGCATTTTGTCCATTCTTCATATAGCCTTCATTGGCTGTCTAAG GTTCCCAAAGGTGTAGATAACAATAAGGGTAACATTTGCCTATTGACCACAAGTCCATCAAATGTTGTCAAAGCTTATTGCGAGCAATTTCATATAgatttctctctttttctcaaTTGTCGTGCTCAAGAATTAGTTGAAGGAGGTTGCATGATTCTAACACTTATAAGCGGGTATTCGAACTGTTGGGAACTTTTGTCAAAAGCTATTAATGATATGGTCATTCAG GGAATCATTGAAGAAGAGAAACTCAATACTTTTAACCTTCCAAACTATTTTCCATCTCCATCTGAAGTGAAATCGGAAGTTAAAACTGAAGGATCATTTTCCATCAATCAATTGGAGGTTTCAGAAGTAAATTGGTATGCTCCTGAATCTGATATGGTTGAATCAGTAGTAAAAAGCAAGAGGGCTATACTTGAACCTTTGTTAATTAGTCATTTTGGAGAAGGTGTCACTAAAGAGATATTTGAGCATTTTGGAAAAATATTAACAAGTGGAATATCCAAAGAGAAAGCTAAGATGGTAAATCTTACCATAACATTGACTAGAAAACCATGA